One genomic window of Longimicrobium sp. includes the following:
- a CDS encoding winged-helix domain-containing protein: protein MKKISESAVRRLSLYLRFLQEADAAGTDTISSGELARRGGATSAQVRKDLSLFGSFGKRGTGY from the coding sequence ATGAAGAAGATCTCGGAGTCGGCGGTGCGCCGGCTGTCGCTGTACCTTCGCTTCCTGCAGGAAGCGGATGCGGCGGGTACGGATACCATTTCCAGTGGCGAGCTCGCGCGGCGCGGGGGGGCAACCTCGGCGCAGGTGCGCAAGGACCTGTCGCTGTTCGGGTCGTTCGGGAAGCGCGGGACCGGGTAC